The proteins below are encoded in one region of Chaetodon trifascialis isolate fChaTrf1 chromosome 11, fChaTrf1.hap1, whole genome shotgun sequence:
- the LOC139339413 gene encoding endophilin-A2-like isoform X1, producing MSVAGFKKQFYKASQMVSEKVGGAEGTQLDEEFKELEKRADITSKAVVDVINKTSDYLQPNPAKRAKLSMLNTVSKIRGQVNSPGYPQPEGLLGECMTKYGWDMGKDTNFGGALVDFGESMKAMAHIKDSLDIDVKQNFIDPMQAVADKDIKDIQHHLKKLVGRRLDYDYKKKRQGKIQEEEVRQALEKFHESKELAESSMYNLLETDVELVSQLSSFVESLVQYHGQALEVLKDLSEKLSKRVAEAQSLPRREYTPKPRPAYDYGQVENSNGGYSSAAGSPPAYSSAQHPAPLFQRSSIKSRRPEPCCRAMYDFEPENDGELGFHEGDIITLVSKIDENWLEGTLHGRSGYFPNSFVEVMVPLSH from the exons ATGTCGGTCGCAGGATTTAAGAAGCAATTTTACAAAGCAAGTCAG ATGGTCAGTGAGAAGGTTGGAGGTGCAGAGGGAACCCAACTGGATGAAGAGTTCAAGGAACTTGAGAAG AGAGCAGATATTACCAGCAAAGCAGTGGTGGATGtcatcaataaaacatcagaCTACCTCCAGCCCAACCCGGCAAAAAGAGCTAAACTTTCCATGCTAAACACAGTGTCCAAAATCCGTGGGCAGGTGAACAGTCCAGGCTACCCCCAGCCTGAGGGCCTCCTGGGAGAGTGCATGACAAAGTATGGATGGGATATGGGCAAGGACACCAACTTTG GTGGGGCCCTAGTGGACTTTGGGGAGTCAATGAAGGCAATGGCCCACATCAAGGACTCTCTGGATATTGATGTGAAGCAGAACTTTATTGACCCAATGCAAGCAGTTGCTGATAAGGATATCAAAGACATTCAG CACCACCTGAAGAAGCTCGTGGGCCGCCGTCTGGACTATGATTATAAAAAGAAACGTCAAGGTAAAATCCAAGAGGAAGAGGTCAGGCAGGCCCTGGAGAAGTTCCATGAGTCCAAAGAGCTGGCAGAAAGCTCCATGTACAACCTGCTGGAAACAGAT GTGGAGCTGGTGAGTCAGCTGTCTTCTTTTGTGGAGTCTCTGGTGCAGTACCACGGACAGGCCCTGGAGGTCCTGAAGGACCTCTCTGAGAAACTGAGCAAAAG GGTGGCTGAAGCTCAGTCTCTTCCAAGGCGCGAGTACACACCCAAACCCCGACCAGCCTATGACTACGGACAGGTAGAAAACTCGAATGGAGGATACTCATCAGCTGCAGGGAGCCCTCCAGCTTACTCTTCCG CGCAACATCCAGCTCCATTGTTCCAAAGATCCTCCATCAAGAGCAGACGGC CTGAGCCTTGCTGTAGAGCCATGTACGACTTCGAGCCAGAGAACGACGGAGAGCTGGGCTTCCACGAGGGCGACATCATCACCTTGGTCAGTAAAATCGATGAGAACTGGTTAGAGGGAACTCTTCACGGCAGATCAGGATACTTCCCCAACAGCTTTGTTGAAGTCATGGTGCCCCTGTCTCACTGA
- the LOC139339413 gene encoding endophilin-A2-like isoform X2, which yields MSVAGFKKQFYKASQMVSEKVGGAEGTQLDEEFKELEKRADITSKAVVDVINKTSDYLQPNPAKRAKLSMLNTVSKIRGQVNSPGYPQPEGLLGECMTKYGWDMGKDTNFGGALVDFGESMKAMAHIKDSLDIDVKQNFIDPMQAVADKDIKDIQHHLKKLVGRRLDYDYKKKRQGKIQEEEVRQALEKFHESKELAESSMYNLLETDVELVSQLSSFVESLVQYHGQALEVLKDLSEKLSKRVAEAQSLPRREYTPKPRPAYDYGQVENSNGGYSSAAGSPPAYSSAEPCCRAMYDFEPENDGELGFHEGDIITLVSKIDENWLEGTLHGRSGYFPNSFVEVMVPLSH from the exons ATGTCGGTCGCAGGATTTAAGAAGCAATTTTACAAAGCAAGTCAG ATGGTCAGTGAGAAGGTTGGAGGTGCAGAGGGAACCCAACTGGATGAAGAGTTCAAGGAACTTGAGAAG AGAGCAGATATTACCAGCAAAGCAGTGGTGGATGtcatcaataaaacatcagaCTACCTCCAGCCCAACCCGGCAAAAAGAGCTAAACTTTCCATGCTAAACACAGTGTCCAAAATCCGTGGGCAGGTGAACAGTCCAGGCTACCCCCAGCCTGAGGGCCTCCTGGGAGAGTGCATGACAAAGTATGGATGGGATATGGGCAAGGACACCAACTTTG GTGGGGCCCTAGTGGACTTTGGGGAGTCAATGAAGGCAATGGCCCACATCAAGGACTCTCTGGATATTGATGTGAAGCAGAACTTTATTGACCCAATGCAAGCAGTTGCTGATAAGGATATCAAAGACATTCAG CACCACCTGAAGAAGCTCGTGGGCCGCCGTCTGGACTATGATTATAAAAAGAAACGTCAAGGTAAAATCCAAGAGGAAGAGGTCAGGCAGGCCCTGGAGAAGTTCCATGAGTCCAAAGAGCTGGCAGAAAGCTCCATGTACAACCTGCTGGAAACAGAT GTGGAGCTGGTGAGTCAGCTGTCTTCTTTTGTGGAGTCTCTGGTGCAGTACCACGGACAGGCCCTGGAGGTCCTGAAGGACCTCTCTGAGAAACTGAGCAAAAG GGTGGCTGAAGCTCAGTCTCTTCCAAGGCGCGAGTACACACCCAAACCCCGACCAGCCTATGACTACGGACAGGTAGAAAACTCGAATGGAGGATACTCATCAGCTGCAGGGAGCCCTCCAGCTTACTCTTCCG CTGAGCCTTGCTGTAGAGCCATGTACGACTTCGAGCCAGAGAACGACGGAGAGCTGGGCTTCCACGAGGGCGACATCATCACCTTGGTCAGTAAAATCGATGAGAACTGGTTAGAGGGAACTCTTCACGGCAGATCAGGATACTTCCCCAACAGCTTTGTTGAAGTCATGGTGCCCCTGTCTCACTGA
- the LOC139338631 gene encoding nuclear receptor ROR-beta-like gives MRAQIEVIPCKICGDKSSGIHYGVITCEGCKGFFRRSQQNNAMYSCSRQRNCLIDRTNRNRCQHCRLQKCLALGMSRDAVKFGRMSKKQRDSLYAEVQKHQKSQECVGSGGGGSTTLSLPKEESVCGGGREDGEEALSRSYSTGGSSSTLSDLDDIAALPDLFDLPLTPEEASEYCSLELLGGGASTGNTSNSSSSSSSSSSLSNQNSPQQTMLDGADSNGIQLLHTHSHTHPLLGHTHTLLDHLSDDCSITDLERITQSIVKSHLETCQYSAEDMKRFTWAQYTPEETRAFQNKSAEWMWQQCAHHITNAIQYVVEFAKRIAGFMDLCQNDQIILLKAGCLEVLLIRMCRAFNANNSTIFFNGKFAPAHFFKALGCDDLVSAVFDLGKGLCRLQLSDEEMALFSAAVLLSPDRPWLTEGQKVQKLQEKVYLALQHSLHTSAASDEKLDKMVSKLPIMKSICNLHIDKLEFFRLVHPETAYSFPPLYREVFGSEMSLPDSTDS, from the exons ATGAGAG CTCAGATCGAGGTCATCCCCTGTAAGATCTGCGGGGACAAGTCCTCAGGAATCCACTATGGAGTCATCACCTGCGAAGGCTGCAAG gGTTTCTTCCGTCGCAGCCAGCAGAACAATGCCATGTACTCTTGTTCCCGCCAGAGGAACTGTCTGATCGACCGAACTAACCGCAATCGCTGCCAGCATTGCCGCCTACAGAAGTGTCTGGCTCTGGGCATGAGCAGAGATG CTGTCAAATTTGGTCGCATGTCGAAGAAGCAGCGTGACAGCCTCTACGCTGAGgtgcaaaaacaccaaaagtCCCAGGAGTGTGTGGGCTCCGGAGGCGGGGGTTCTACCACTCTGTCCTTACCCAAGGAGGAGAGTGTCTGTGGTGGTGGCAGGGAGGACGGTGAAGAGGCTCTGAGCCGGTCCTACAGCACTGGGGGCTCCAGCTCGACCCTCAGCGACCTGGATGACATCGCAGCGCTGCCTGACTTGTTTGACCTGCCGCTGACCCCCGAGGAGGCGAGCGAGTACTGCAGCCTGGAGCTGCTCGGCGGAGGGGCCAGCACAGGGAACACCTCCAACTCGtcgtcctcttcttcctcttcctcatccttgTCCAATCAGAATTCCCCACAGCAGACTATGCTAGACGGGGCAGACAGCAATGGGATCCAGCTCCTgcatacacactctcacacacatccgCTGCTGGGACACACGCATACACTGCTGGACCATCTGTCTGATGACTGCTCAATAACAGACCTCG AGCGCATCACTCAGAGTATTGTTAAGTCTCACTTGGAGACATGTCAGTACAGCGCTGAAGACATGAAGAGATTCACCTGGGCACAGTACACACCTGAGGAAACACGTGCTTTTCAAAACAAG TCAGCTGAGTGGATGTGGCAGCAGTGTGCTCACCACATCACCAATGCCATTCAGTATGTGGTGGAGTTTGCCAAACGCATTGCTGGCTTCATGGACCTGTGCCAGAATGATCAGATTATATTGCTGAAAGCAG GCTGCCTGGAAGTCCTGCTGATACGTATGTGCCGAGCTTTCAACGCTAACAACAGCACCATTTTCTTCAATGGAAAGTTTGCCCCGGCTCACTTCTTCAAAGCACTTG GGTGTGACGACCTGGTCAGTGCAGTGTTTGACCTGGGAAAAGGACTCTGCCGTCTACAGCTGTCTGACGAAGAGATGGCTCTGTTTAGCGCCGCCGTCCTTCTGTCTCCTG ATCGTCCCTGGCTAACAGAAGGCCAAAAGGTTCAGAAACTCCAGGAGAAAGTCTACCTGGCTCTGCAGCACAGTCTACATACGAGTGCTGCTTCTGACGAGAAACTGGACAAG ATGGTGTCCAAGCTGCCCATAATGAAGTCAATCTGTAACCTCCACATTGACAAACTCGAGTTTTTCCGTTTGGTCCACCCAGAGACCGCCTACAGTTTCCCACCACTGTACCGGGAAGTGTTTGGCAGCGAGATGTCTCTGCCAGACTCCACCGAcagctag